The genomic interval AAGCACACTTTGAAATTGATCCGCTAACCAAAAACCTAAATTAGGCCTCACATCATTTAACATGCaccagataaaataaaattcagttttaGAGAAAACTACTAAGTGATCTTTctttcctaaaaaattatatactaAGAATCGATGCACACATTTCAAAACAGGATCACGTAAGAAAGAACTCTTTGATTTACTCGGGTCATAGGCATTGTgatcaacaaataaattacGCTAAAGACCATAAGGCTCAAAATTTTCGCTAAAGTCACAAGTTGTTCCTAAATATGCATAACTAAaagaataatcatcatcaatgaatCCTAAAGCTAGGTTAAAATCCGTGATAGAGTGTGAAAAATTTCGTCCTATTAACCTAAACTTTATGACATCCGGGATATGCAAAGTAAAATCATTCGgtatattaaattgaaaagtcgCATAAAACTCCCTAATCAACTCAACATAACCCAAAcaatcaacatcaacaaacTTACGCAACCCAATCTTATCtatcaaagaatcaaaattatccttaacattcaatttttcaagagtCGGGTAATGAATATACTAAGCTGGAAGTATTTTGCGCATGGAAATATCTTTGtacctctttttctcttgttgaGTCGCGAATGCGAGGCACCCTCCGAGATTGGATTCCGCAAGTGGCAAAACACTCATGCCTTTTCCATGTTTCGATCTTTGTCTTACGGCTTGGCGTAAATCTGAAACTGTGTTCCATGGAACCGTAGTGGGAGCGGCAATCTTGGATTTTTTTGCGACGGGTGTCTTTTTAGATGACTTGGAAGTTGATGCTTTCCTCTTCGGcattgttacaataattgCGGTGCGATacgcccataatgcatcatctaATCGCAAACTCCAATCCTTTCGATTTAGACTAACTGTCTTTTCAAGAATAAACTTGATTTCTCTGTTTGATATCTCAGCTTGTCCACTTGTCTGTGGATGATAGGCGGTAGACACTCGGTGAGTAACATGATATCTTTTGAACAAAACCTCCACCACTCAATTACAGAAATGAGTGCCTCTATCACTTATCACCGCTCTTGGTACACCAAACTTGGCTAAAATATTAGACTTGACAAAATCTACAACAACTTTAGCATTATCAGTCCGGGTGGCCTTAGCCTCTACCCACTTAGAAACGTAATCCACTGCTAAAAGAATGTAAGCATTGCCAACAGATGAGGGAAAAGGTCCCATAAAATCAATGTCCGACACATCGAATATTTCACACAAGAATAAGGGTAAGTGGCATTTGATTTCTATGACTTAAATTACCAGTCTTTTGACAATTCTCACACGACTTACAAAACATGTATGAATCACGAAATAAAGTAGGCCAAAATAAACCACATTCTAACACCTTGGATGCTGTCCTTTTGGGACCAAAATGACCACCACATGCATATGAGTGACAAAACTGAAGAATAGAAGGAATTTCAAACTCAGACACGCACCTTTTGATGACTTGGTCAGAGCAATGTTTCCACAAGTAAAGGTCATCCCAAACATAGTATTTAGCATTGctcttaattttatctttttgagaCCTCGTCAGATCACTAGGTAGTGTTCTTGTAACTAAGTAATTGACAATGTCAGCATACCAAGGAACCATACCTTTAGTTACAAAGAGATGCTCATCTGGAAAATCATCCTTCAAAGGTGTTGCTTCTTCACACGTGGTAAATCTACTAAGGTGGTCTGCAACTAAGTTTTCTGTTCCTTTCTTGTTACGGATCTCCAAGTTGAACTCTTGAAGTAGTAGGATCCAAATATCTGAGAGCTGCATGGTCAGAAAAAACAATCACTTTAGTACCCAACAAATATGAAcggaatttttttaaagcaaaaacaataGCTAAAAGTTCTTTTTCCGTTGTTGAGTAATTACACTGAGCACTATCAAGTGTTCTTGATGCGTAATATATCACGTGAGCAGCTCTTCCAACCCTTTGTCCGAGAACAGCACCAACATCATAATTACTGGCGTCGCACATTATCTCAAAAGGGAGGCTCCAGTCGGGTGGTTGTATAATTGGAGCTGAAGTCAATAACTCTTTGAGCTTATCAAATGCTACCTTGCAtgcttcattaaaatcaaatgtCACATCTTTCTGAAGAAGCTTGCATAAAGGCTAAGCTATCTTCAAAAAATCATTGATAAATCGTCTATAGAAACCTGCGTGACCAAGGAAAGAACGAACTTCCCGCACACATGTGGGATAAGGTaaagatttaataacatctatCTTAGCTTTATCTACCGCAATGCCTCTAGCAGAGACTACATGACCCAAAATAATGCCTTGAtctaccataaaatgacatttttcataatttaagaCAAGGTTTGTTTCAATGCATCTTTCAAGTACTTTCTTCAGATTATAGAGACAATCATCGAAAGAATCAGCATAGACCGTAAAATCGTCCATAAATACCTCTATAGTGTTTTCTACATAGTCTGAAAAAATATTGACCATGCACCTTTGAAAAGTGGCGAGAGCGTTACAAAGACCAAATGGCATACGTCGGTACGCAAAGGTTCCAAAAGGACATGTGAAGGTAGTCTTCTCCTGATCCTCAGGCGCAACTGGTATCTGATGAAAACCTGAATAGCCATCAAGACAACAAAAGTGAGATTTTCCTGCCAACCTTTCAAGCATCTGATCAATAAAAGGAATAGGAAAATTATCCTTCCTAGTGAGTGAATTAAGCTTTCTAAAATCAATACAAACCCTCCACCCATTCTAAACTCGGGTAGGTACTAACTCACTATAAGAATTCTCAACAATTGTTATACCAGCTTTCTTCGGTACCACTTGTACCGGACTTACCCATTTGCTATCCGAAATTGGATAGATTATACCTGCCTCAAgaagttttagaatttatttcttcactaCTTCCATCATGAGTGGATTCAAATGACGTTGAGCTTGAATTGAAGGTTTGGCATCTTCCTCCAGCAGTATTCTATGCATGCACGTGGACGGACTTATCCCTTTAATATCTGCAATTGTCCACCCAATAGCCTTTTTGTAATCCTTCAGCACTCTAATAAGTTTCTCTTCCTCTAAAGTACTAAGCTTTGAAGAGATGATCACCGGAAGTGTCTCATCATCTCCTAGAAACATGTACTTTAGATGACTCGGCAATGGTTTAAGCTCTATTTTCGGTGCCTGTAAAATAGATGGAAGAAGTTTTGCATGAGATGAAGGTAATTCAATATTAGACATATGATGAGTTAAAGTtctcaaagaatttaattcataaattatctcttgcaatacaaaatttaaaacaaactcATTTTCATCCTTTTGCAATCCTTTGAGGTCCAAACTGTTATTTAAAGCAGCTACCAATGAATCTTTAacatccaaataaaaaacttcctgcactatagggttaataacatccatagaaaataccgaatgttcctcactgggatatttcatggcatcatACATATTGAACTCTATAACCTCttcatcaaactccatagtaagagtccctttatgtacatccattttagttctagcagtcttaagaaaaggtcttcctagcaaaattgggacaaaattagaggagttatcctcttccatatcaagtacataaaaatcagcaggaaaaactaactcattaacttgtactaaGACATCCTTTAATACcccatcaggatatgcattaAACCTATCAGCTAATTGAATTATCAcgccagtttcttttaatgcaCCAACATTCAAAGACGAACAAATAGAAcgaggcatgacattaatagaagctcctAGATCTAACATAGCCTTCTCAACTCTAACACTACCAATTTTGCTAGGGATAGTAAACATACAtggatccttgcacttaggagaactgctgaaacattctcccccatgtgaactctttcatctcctcttaattttctcttagagGTGCACAGTTCCTTAAGGAATTTAGCATATCaaggtatttattttatagcatctaataagggaatatttacctcaaccttgcgaaatgtctcaaggatgtctttctcttgttcctccttCTTAGATTTTGCAAACCGGCTTGGAAAATGAGGAGGTATCACAATAGGTAGGGGTTTCGCTCTGGTGGGTTGCGTATCTTGAGATTtaggcatcaattcattcttttCAAGCTCAGGTTCTACATGCTCTGTCACTTTCTTACTAAGCTCTTACAACTCCTTCCCACTTCTAAGGATGACGGCACTAGCGTTTTGCTTGGGATTCACCTCAGATTGTAAAGGCAATCTCCCTAATACTTGAGACTCTAGACGGCTCATCGTAGTTGCCAATTGACTCACTTGGCTCTCCAAATTCTGAATGCTTGTTGTAGTTGCCTGTTGAAATTGTTGAGCGTTAGTcgcaagtgatttaacaatttcttcaagagatatacctAACTTGGAGTTTGACTGTGGAGGTGCTAGTTATCTTGGTGGATACTGTTGTGGGAATCCTGACGGCCTAACTCCATAGCTGaagttgggatgatccttccGCCCcggattgtatgtttgtgcataaggatcatacctcctctgaggcatgcctggaaatcctccaactgcattggcttgttcaacGGTTCTTCTTGAAGCGTAGGACACATATCAGTTGAACGACCCATATTGTAACAGATGCCACAAGTCTTTACCTATTGCACAttacctacaacaaacttttccacaaaagaagtaagtttatctaaacgttgtttaacagaaaaaatatttacctcattcaccttCCTTGAAGTGGGATCTTGCCTACTGCCAAATTGTTGTGCATTGACAGCCATATTTGAGATCAACTCCCTTGCTTGAGTAGgggtcttgttcaccaacacgcctccactagcagcatctatcatactcCTCTCCATTAATGATAGTCTTTCGTAAACATActgaataagaagttgatcagaaatctgatgctgaggacagctggcacacaattgtttgaattgctcccaatactcatacaaagtctccctaggaagttgtctgatcccacaaatatcttttctgatgttggcaGCTCTTGAAGCAAGAAAGTACTTCTCGAGGAACTGCTTGTTCAAACCATTCCACGTTGTAATCGATCCAGGAGGCAAGTAGTACAACCAGTCTTTAGCTAGTCATctaaagagaaaggaaaagcacgcagcttaatctactcttcagtcacgccttgtggtctcatacttgaacatacaacatgaaactccttgaaatgtttatgaggatcttcacctgcaaaaccataaaacttgggtaataaatgaatgaggccagactttaattcaaaatttacctccaagtctacatattgaatgcagagtggttgctgattcaagtctggttcaactaactctctaagagttctttctacaggtgcaaatctatccatcacttgttcttctgaaTCGCTAGATGATTCAACCAAATCAGGCACCGTATCTGTTTCAGAAATCAAAGGCGACGAGGATCGTTACTTAGCTCGCTTCGTCTGCTGTCTTAGCTGGCGagctgtcttctcaattttaggatcaaacgaaagtgtacctgtacgagaagaacgaaccatacaccaagtaaaacataaaaaggattaaataaatgacaccaatccccggcaacggcgccaaaattttatggttgtcgaagccaacaaaaataaatacttactctaaataaattgtgtacaGTGATTGAgtagggtcgtgtccacagagatcggtaattatttaaatccttttgaaacgtaaaacataaaatgggggttttgttgacaataataaaaatcaaattaaaataacaagaatgaaaattaaagttgtaattcaaattggagaaagctctggttgaaggaattaactcagcttgattcgactactgatcattgattcaaatataaattattatttcttatgaatagaccggttataactactgagaccctctaatagccaatctctccttaactagtcgataactaaggtacgaccgttggttatttccctaatcaatagacaaccctagatacgatcataggatttaatcaattgacaacctgaaaaaccagagagacccaaatcctaatcaacaaacacatacgatggttcatttaaattagattgtttattctcacaatacaactctctgctatgttatttgtcacaaacattaaaatcttcatacgatgaatcatttaattgacaatagattaagttgatatttaaatagtggccaattatctaattaacaaacataatcacaataataattcagaaaataaaaaaaatacccaaaaagtaataaaacaattaaagcataagaaagatctcgcagtagtgatgaatcaaagctttattaaccttcaaccagaaaaataagtttagttcttcatagagagaagagaaaagtttagatctagggtttctttctttttcccccaATCTCTTcgttttcacaatagattcctcccttaaatactctctctcttttctcttttagagttctatttaaaataaaatactaatatctgaaatattaaattcataattacaaaaataaccaaaaatacaaaacacgttaaactaaaaattgcaggtccgcagttgacagcatGCGCCCACGCCTtgtcaacaaagttcttctgacgccctaaatttctccaagagaacaatcatctttaaacatcatcttatagctcaattttatcacaaatcaatagaattgcacctacaaaagtaaaacacaagtaaatcattattattaagtgcaaaacatcgatattaagggaagtaaacaatgcaaaactagtgcataaattgcactatAACAATGAAACTATTTGAATCTCACAAATTCCCAAGCTTGCATAAGTGGTTTGAAAATTTCAGGAAAGTCCCTgtaattgaagaaaatcttccaAATCAGCATGAGATGGTGATCGCTTTCAAACGTCATCGGGAAACATTGGTGACATCTGCGTGAATgtaatatcataaaataagtttgtgaTTCTCGCTTtgtgctttttatttttattttttactgaTGCTAAAACAAATCTTTCtgctttgtttaattaattttactattgAGACGAACTGCACGTTGGGTGCTATTTAATggatataaataattaataaatgaaactccattttacatatttctattctcaatttctcttaacaacatataaaaagtaataagcATGCATTTTAAGCATACATTTTATATGGCGCAACATTACAAAGTTATATATCCaagtgaaataaataaataaataaatatatatatatatatatatatatatatatatatatatatatatatatataaattaaacaataggGGAATCAAAAACAAATTGTCAAAACTAGGGGATATATCTAATTCTAGGCTAAAATTCAAGAGGACAGCTGAACATTTTACTAATGAATTTTGCACCTTCTAACAATTAAGACTGCTCATGGCCATATTACAGCCGTTGGGGATGGTAATGTGTATTGGCTGCTACATGTTTGTCATTACTAAATCTTTCTGTAATCTACTaagattttatctttttaagtaaattttatacaaTTGCTATCGTCAATTAAttagacaaataaaaattcaactttAGCAAACAATCAATATGTTCAAGTCATTAAACCAAAACAAttcaaagtaattaaaataaaataaaatatcgtTAATATTAAGCTTGAAAAGTATAAAATTCTTcttattaaaaagttattgtattcatcttaaaatatatacatataataaaaGGAGCAAGGCATGCAGCTGTAATGAGTTAGATTAGGTTTAAGAATTTTGAAGACTAGAGTAATAACTTTCACTTATAtacttaaagaaaatcttccaAGTCAGCATGAGTTGGTGGTCTCTTTCAAACATGGTCGAGAAACATTGGTGGTATCTGCGTGaatttaatatcataaaataagTTAATGAGTCTTCTTTTACACTTGTTATGTTTTTGTACTGGTGTtaaaaatgcttttttttattttgtttaattaattttaccattGAAGTGAGTTGCATGTTAGGTGCTATTTAGAggatataaataattaataaatgagacaccattttatatatttctattctcaaattctcttagcagtatataaaaaataagaagcaCGCGTTTTAAGCATACATTTTACAAGGCGCAACATTACGAAGTTATAAATCcaattgaaatgaaaacaaaaaataataaagtaaacaaCATGGGAATCAGAGactaattttgaaaacaagGGGATATATCTAATTCTATGCTAAACTTCAGGGATGCCGCTGAAAATTTTGCTAATTAATGTTACAACTTCTAACAATTCAAGACCGCCCCCGGCCCTGCGTTATAGAAGCTGCCGATGGTAATGGTATCGCTTATTATGAGTTTGCCATTATTAAATTCGCCCGTAACCggttgcttctttttttttttgtttgttcgctataatttttaataattagcaaATCCACCCATAACATGtggtagttttttttaataaatttttatatttaaaatcataaatattaaaaaattatatttaataatttaaattatataattcaaaatataactttataGTAACAGACTAAAAAATCTACATAAACTACTCAACTTTAGATTTCATCAAtgtaaaagagaaattaaagtttcaatattaaaacaaatacacaaaatatatcattctaacacaaaatatttttgttgtaggcaaataattattactaaaattaatGCCTTACTCTATCTTTTAGTCAATATATAAGTAttgtcaataataataacaaatatattttggaCAACTATTGACCattaattagataaataaaaatcaaatcttaGCCGGCAATCACTAAGTTCAAGTCAttaaagagaaacaaacaaaagtaattaaattaaattaacatatcattaatattaaacttgaaaaatactAAATCTACTTATTAAAAGCttattttgtgtgtgtgtgcgtgtgtatacatttacatacatacatacttgAAGGAGTAGGGTGTGCAACTGTCATGAGTTAGGTTAGGTTTAGGAATTTGGAAGATTAGAGTAATAACTTTAACTACtatattttttgattaaatttttttaagacaaTCTttgtgattaaaattaaaaacataaataattaaaaaaatgctagTCGGCAGATACccgccaattttttttcaatactGAATCCATCCGTAACCTGCAAcgaacttaaatttaaaatatcaaacttATCCGCAACCTACAAAATTATTGGCAGTGGACAGATTTTTGTAGATGGGTTTAGacaaatttacatatttacaaCTAATTTTGCCGTCCTAATAGCAGCGATCGGCTAGAGGATAGTGGTTTTGCTATTGTTCTTTAGTTCTATACACAAGATATGTGAACAACTTTCGAGAGAtaacttcaaatttatttgcaaTCATACTATCACATGAtgtgaattaaattttgtcaGTTGCGAAAGAGAAAttggcccaaaaaaaaaaaggaggatTAGTGAAGTAATTACTAACAATTTATTGacaataaaagtttttattaaaaagttgATGTGCAAAGAGAAATTATTATGGGTCGAAAAAAACCCAGCGTTAAATAAAAAGTGGATGATAAATATGTGTGTTTCTGGGCACCAAACAGACAGTGCAAAGTGCTTGCAAATTTTATAGATCTACTCCTCCAGCCTGGCCTACTTTTACCGCCTAATATTATCTGAATTTATTGAAAgttgtaaattacaaaaatgaaacTGTAAGTTACCTCCGTCAATtccacaaattaaataatagggGACCcataagatttaaaaaataaataaatcatgggTCCTGTTATAAGATTCACGAACTAAATAACAGGCCCTCGAGGATCagatgtattatttttaaaaaaatattaaaaaataatttagtccaatttttttataacaaattatatttgCGTCCAATGTGAACACATTCACAAAAGGCAAATGTCTTGTTGACTAATTGATCCATGATCAATTGATCATCATGCATGACGCAAAGGTCTTAAATGTAAAACAAATGGCAaatttttgattaattattgtatGGTTATCTCTGACTGGTTGACCAAATTATTGATCTCATTGGCTAGCGTTTTAAATTAGGAATTGGTTGCActtatttgagttttaaaaaatctttataacatatatgaacttttatttatttacggtcaaaatttaatttttattttatttctacttAATAACTACcaattacataattatatttttttatataaaagttTTGATCAGGAGAAAATAATATCCTTTATATTAACCTCAAAAAGCGGTTGCAcacaatgtaaaaaaatatttaattaaagtcaTTGCACTAGTTCTTTGAATTCATCATTAATCGTTTTATTAATGGAAAATTGAAGCTTTCTGCTCAAGAAAGTGCATTCCATAAATCACTATAAATTCAGAAACATATGTAATGAGTTAACAGCCATACACAACATCGATCAGAAAAACCgataattcaaattcaatcttAGAATTATCATGGCTGCAGTGAAGCTTCATGGGGCCCTGCCGAGTCCATTTGTTTACAGGGCGATTTGGGctctgaaattgaaaggcgTGCCATATGAATTTGTTTCCGAAGATCTCTCAAACAAAAGTGCATTGCTTTTGAAGTATAATCCAGTTCACAAGAAGATCCCAGTGCTCGTCCATGGCGGAAAACCAGTTTGTGAGTCCATGGTTATTCTCAAATACATCGAAGAGACGTGGCCACAGAATCCCTCCTTGATGCCAAATAATCCTTATGATAGGGCTCTTGCTCGATTCTGGATCAAATTCGCTGAAGACAAGGTTCGCTCACAACTCTGGCAAACACGTTTATGATTAAGttcattcttttcaaatttgtttatttattgatttattttaagatcTAGATGAGGTGACGAGGATAAGAAAATCCACCCGCCAAACAGCAACTCTTATTCTCTATATGTACTCGAACTCGGGTGATGGTGCAAAGTGAAAGTGAATTCATAGCCAGTCGAGCCCAGCCACCCAGGggtctttttcatatttatttgttaaacgTTCTCTAAACTGTTAATTTCTGGTGTCTTCACTGTTTTATcctaaaatatgaaaagatGTAATAAGTTAAAGTTAACGCAACCGTTTTTAACTTCACGGGGAATTTTGATGACTTTTGAAGCATTGGGAAAAAGTGAATTTACTAGCTAATGACAGATTTTACAACTCAGTGGTTGAACTCTCttaattaacttattaaaCCTCTAATTTAAGGATATTGTGACACGTGTACATATCGTCTGACGATTTTTCgcttttatatacatattattaattaatcatgtcgGTGATAAAATCTgatgtaaaaatatttgtggcAGGGTGTTGCCATTTGGAAAATGTTTCGTAGCACTGGACAAGAACTACAAAACACAGCGAAGGAAGCCTTGGAAATGCTACAAAACGTTGAAGAGCATGGCTTGGGAGAGAAGAAATTTTTCAACGGAGACAATATTGGCTTAGTGGACCTAGCATTTGGTTCAATTGTTTATTGGTTGCAAGTCATTGAAGATGTAGTAggagttaaaatatttgtatcaCACAAATTCCCTCGCTTGCATGCCTGGCTTGAAACTTTCAAGCAAGTCCCTATAATTGAAGAAAACCTTCCCAATCAGAATGAAATGTTGGTTGTTTTCAAACGCCGTCGTGAACAATTGGTGGCTTCTGCTTGAATGCAGTAgtaggggtgttcagaatccaatccGATCCGCTCAATCCGTCTGATCCGTATAAATCCGATCCgtggattggtggattggatatggattgaaaatttaaaaatccgcagtcgatggattggatatggatttacttctgtaaatccgTAGAAATCCGTGAAcccgcaaaaaaaaaaaaaaaaatatatatatatatatatatataattaaaaaattataaatatgacaTTACATAGTTACTAAACATTATAACATATCTTAGCCAttacctaataataatataaaatgaaaaataattaaataatcaaatatacaaatatacaaatataacttgtaaaaattgtaaaacaaaataaaagcaaagtcACTCGCACTAGCAAAAGCAAAGTAACATAACGTAAAGTTACAACcaatttacaaacaaaaaaccctAAACTTCCCCGCCGTCATACACACTAGCAACACTCAATACTAGTTGgattgttagagtgcaatttatgcactagttttgcattatttacttcccttaatatcaatgttttgcacttaataatagtgatttacttgtgttttacttttgtaggtgcaattctattgattgatgataaaattgagctataagatgatgtttaaggatgattgttctcttggagaaattatgagcgtcagaagaactttgttgataaggcgtgggcgcgtgctgtcaactgcggacctgcagtttttagtttaacgtgttttgtatttttggttatttttgtaattacgaatttaatatttcagatattaggattttattttaaatagaattctaaaagagaagagagagaaagtatttaagggaggaatctattgtgaaaaagggggatttttggattggagaaaaagaaaccctagatctaatttttctcttctctctatgaggaactaaacccatttttctggttgaaggataatgaagctttgattcatcattactgtgagatctttcttatgctttaattgttttattactttttgggtatttgtttattctctgaattagtttcatgattatgtttgttaattaggtaattggccactatgtaa from Citrus sinensis cultivar Valencia sweet orange chromosome 9, DVS_A1.0, whole genome shotgun sequence carries:
- the LOC127899677 gene encoding probable glutathione S-transferase isoform X2, with protein sequence MAAVKLHGALPSPFVYRAIWALKLKGVPYEFVSEDLSNKSALLLKYNPVHKKIPVLVHGGKPVCESMVILKYIEETWPQNPSLMPNNPYDRALARFWIKFAEDKGVAIWKMFRSTGQELQNTAKEALEMLQNVEEHGLGEKKFFNGDNIGLVDLAFGSIVYWLQVIEDVVGVKIFVSHKFPRLHAWLETFKQVPIIEENLPNQNEMLVVFKRRREQLVASA